The following nucleotide sequence is from Streptomyces xiamenensis.
CCAGCAGGTGCGCGGCCGTACCGCCGGCCACGTGGTGGTAGATGCCGGCGACCCCGGCGGCGGCCGCGGCGCCCACGACCTGCCCCAGGCCCGCCTCGAACCGGTCCACCTCCAGCGGCAGATAGCTCACCTCCCGGTCCAGACCCCGGCTGAACCGTTCGGCCAGCTCGGGACCGGTGAGGATCTCGGCGCCGCCCACGTTCAGCACCCGGCCGGTCAGGTGCTCGGCCTCGAAGGCCGCGGCCACCACCACGGCGAGGTCCTGGTGAGACATCCACGCCACGCGCTGGTCCGCGGGCAGCGGGTACGCCAGGACTCCGTCGTTGACCAGAGCGGGGCCGTTCCAGGGGCTGAAGAGGTTGTCCAGGTAGACGGGCGGGCGGATCACCACGGTGGGCACACCGCTGCCGAGCAGGATCTCCTCGGCCGCGCGGCGGGTCTCGAACCCGGCGAATCCGGTGACGGTGTCCGGCAGCGGGGTGTTCGTGTTGTAGACGATCCGCTCGACCCCTGCCTCGCGGGCGGCCTCGGCGATGTTGCGGGCGTAGCGGGCGACGGTGTCCGCCTCGTACTCCAGGGGCATCACCACGGCGGCGTGGGTGACGCCGTCGAAGGCCTTGCGCAGGTCGTCGGCGCTGCCGAGGTCGGCGGAGACCGGGGTGACAAGGGGGGCGCCCGGGCTGTCGGGACGGGCGGGCTGCCGTGCGACGCCGCGTACGTCGGCGCCGCGCCCGGCCAGCAGCCGTGCGACCGCGCCGCCCTGGAAACCGGTGGCGCCGGTGACCAGGTAGCGCCGCTCCCGGCGGTTGTGCGTCATGTGTCTGTCTCCCTTGGTCGGGTGTGGGGGTGAGGGGATCGGGTCGTGGTGCGGTTCAGGTGCCGGCCGGCGAGCTGCGGGCGGCGGGCCGTGCCGGTTCGGCCGGGGCCCCGGCTCCCCCCGCCGGCGGCGGGGTGGGCAGGACCAGCCGCAGGCTGAGCAGCCCCGCCAGCACGGCGATTCCCGCGCCGACCAGGAAGGCGGTGCCGAACCCCTCGGTGAGCGCCACCCCCGCGTCGGTGGCGTCGCTCGCCCCGGTACGGGCGGCGGCCACCCCGGAGAGCACCGCGAGGCCGATGACCGAGCCGAACTGGAGGCTGGTGTTGACCAGTCCGGAGGCCAGGCCCGCCTCCCGCTCCTCGGTGCCCAGCGTGGCGGCCACGTTGGTGGTGATGGAGACCAGTGGCAGCGCGACGCCGAGGATCAGTGAGGGCGGCAGGACATCGGTGACGAACGAGCCGTCCGCGGTGAGCAGCGACTGCCAGGCCATCCCGACGGCCACCAGCACGAATCCGGCGGTCATCACGGCGCGCAGCCCGAACCGTCCGATGAGCCGGTCCGCGAACGACGCGGTCACCACCACCACCAGCGACAGCGGCA
It contains:
- a CDS encoding SDR family oxidoreductase encodes the protein MTHNRRERRYLVTGATGFQGGAVARLLAGRGADVRGVARQPARPDSPGAPLVTPVSADLGSADDLRKAFDGVTHAAVVMPLEYEADTVARYARNIAEAAREAGVERIVYNTNTPLPDTVTGFAGFETRRAAEEILLGSGVPTVVIRPPVYLDNLFSPWNGPALVNDGVLAYPLPADQRVAWMSHQDLAVVVAAAFEAEHLTGRVLNVGGAEILTGPELAERFSRGLDREVSYLPLEVDRFEAGLGQVVGAAAAAGVAGIYHHVAGGTAAHLLDPEPAGVERELGVRLTPALRWITEQPWRTWARAED